The Spirosoma sp. SC4-14 DNA window TGGTTTGCCTGATGCGACTTAATCCGAAGGAAATTGTCAGGGCCTGAAAAAATACGACGATCACATAGAGGCTACTTGCTAAGGTTGGCAGCAAATAGCCAACGGCTACTAGAATCGGTAGCGTCAGGTATTGCCCAAAGAGCAATACCCGCATCCAGATGGGTAAGTCCATCGCTCCCCGCATCCAGCGTTTTCGCTGTTGAAAAAACTGCTTTGCTGTATCGACGGGCTTCGTTCTGGCCAGTAGCTGCTCGTTGAGGACATTGCGAAAGCCAAACCCTTTACTGACTATGGCCCGAAAGAGCGTATAATCTTCAACTACCGAAACGGGTAACGCTTCATAGCCCCCAACTGCATCATAGGCTTCGCGCCTGACCGCCATATTATTGCCCATTGCCGTAACGGGCCAGCCAACCTCGCTTGCCAGATGTACCAGCGTCAGGTTATAGAGCCAGTCGATGGTTTGCAGTTTATGAAACAGACGTGGGCCTTCGGGTAAGGTTATACCAGTTACGATACCAGTCGATTCGGTCATGTAGGTTTGCATAACCGCAATCCAGTCGGGAGCTACCACCGTATCGGCATCCGTAAAGAAGCGGTATTCGCCCCTGGCCAACGTGTTTAACTGCGCTAACACATTGGCTTTACCGGGCAGATCCAGCCATACTGCCGAAATGTCAATTAACCGAAATGAGGGTTTATCGGCAATGTAGTCAGCTACGACAGCCCGAGTTCGATCTGTCGATTGATCATTTCCAATCAGCACCTCCAGTTCCTCAGCCGGAAACTGGAGCCGGGCTATAGCTTCCAGGCAGGCTAAAATGGTTGTTTCTTCGTTGCGGGCAGCAATAAGAATACTGACAGAGGGTTGTATTGGTGCTGGCAAAGGATCAATAACCGGCATAGACAGGCTGTGGTACGGCCCGAAATGCAAAACCCCGCTCTGAAAAGTGAGCCAGCATTCGGGGCAATACATACCGCATGGTTGGCCAGGCTTTCAGGCTATCGTGAAACACGACAATTGAGCCCGAATGCGTGTACTGAATGGTTTTTCGAAGGCATACATCAGCCGGTAACCGCCGGTCGAAATCGCCGGTGAGCACATCCCACATGACTACCGAATAATTTTCCATCACTTCGGCCACCTGCGTTTTTTTTATCCGGCCATAAGGGGGGCGAAACAGGGCGGTATCAACCCCGAGTTGCTCCTGACATTTTTTTATGTTCTCCAGATAGACAGCATCGTCGGTTTTCCATCCATTTAAATGGTTAAATGTATGATTACCAACCATATGGCCTGCTTCCAGTACCTGGTAGAGCACATCCCGATGCTTTCGAACATTATCGCCAATACAGAAAAAAGTTGCCTGGGCCGCATATTTATCGAGCTGTTCGAGCACAAACTCCGTTACTATCGGAATTGGCCCATCATCAAATGTCAGATAAATAGTAGGAGTAGCCTCATCTTCGATCTTCCACCAGAACTCAGGGTAGACCGTCCGAAGCAGAAAGTTGGATTTATGCAGGAAAAGCATACTGTTTCGAATAAGTACTTAACCGTAAGCTAGTTAGCTCTCATTAAAGTACAGTTTACTGAAATCGTTTACGAGTTGGATTTCAGTTTTGCTCAAAAATACGAGTCAACTAATTACCTATACGCTAAAATCGAAGATTTGTTTCATAACGGTCGGTTGCAGTCCTGATTTTTGGATTAATAGAAGAATGAAAGCGGTTAAGAAGAGATGATGAACCCCGATCTGGTTAAACAATAAGTTGCCGTGTAGAAGAGACGGTCAATTACCAACAATTAATTTTATGGTTAAAAATACTGGATAGATTGGGATAAAATGAGCAATCTACTTACTTTGCAGGAAGTATTCGGCCGTTGGCATGTTTTTCTCTCTATTCGCACTGATGAGTTTTTTTTAAAAATTAATATACTTGACTGGAAGTATATTTTGAATTAAATAATTTACTATATTAGACAAACTATAGCAACTCTTTTTTTATAATAGTCACTACCAAATCCATTCAATCAACTGTGAGCCAAAAACAATTTGACAAACTACGCTTACAAAAGCGATATTACGATTCGCTGGTAAACAGTCGGCTTTTTTCGGTAAACTTCATGGAAGTAGCTGTAAAAAAGCTTATTCCCACTAACCCGCCCGATGGGCTACTGGTTAATCAGAAACACTATCTGGCCCATTTGCATCAGCAGTGCCATACATTTGTTGCTGAGTATAATCGTATAGCTCTTTTACTGGAACCAAGCGAATAGCTTTTGCTGAATCTGATTCCTGTCAGTCAATGGCACTGGAGGGACGGGAAAATATCGGTTTATTTTAGTTTTCTGTCCTTCCAGTAGTATCCTGTTTGCTGGGCCACCAGGCCAAAAAACACAACATATACGGGATAGATTAGTTGCGTAAGAGGAATGGTTGGTACCTGCTTATTTTTTTGCAAAAAAAGGAGAACCTGCCGCAGGAATAAAAACTCAGGTAAGGCTTTCAGCCCGATAACAAGCAGTGCCGTACTACTGCTAATGGTGTTGAAGAGCCAGGCTACTACCGCTAAAACGGGGGCCGCATTGCTCAGGAATATAAAAACCGCCAACAGAGAAGGCCCCCAACTCTGATACATTCGCCACTTACTGGCCCAGCGCTTACGCTGGTTATAGAACGCTTTCCACGACTGATGTGGACTGGTACTGACAATGGCTTCGGGGCTTTTCAGGAACCGAATAGCCTTCGGGTAACGATTGGCAATTTTGTGCATCAGAAATTCGTCGTCGCCGGAGGCTATATGGTCGATTCCTGAAAAGCCGCCTACTTCGCTAAAGGCCTGTTTTTCATAGCATAGATTAGCGCCATTGCACATAGTTGGCATGCCCAGCGCCATTGTACAGGCTCCAGACCCTATTAAACTGGCAAACTCAACGGTCTGTAGGGAATCGGAAACTGTATGTTCTGCCGTGAAGGTTACCGGCCCCGAAATAAGTTTTGCTCCTGTAGACTGGTAAAACGACGCAATAGTTGCCAGCCATGCTGGCCCCACACGGCAATCGCCGTCTGTTGTAACGATCAGGTCGCCTTTGGCCTGTGCAATGCTTTGGCTGATGGCCCGCTTCTTGGGTGATGACGTTGGTTCATCGGTTAAAGCCAGCAACTGTAAATTAAAAGACACTGACTGAACACAGGACCGAACAATCGATACCGTATGATCGCTCGATGAATCGTCGGCCACTATCACTTCAAACTGTGGGTATGATTGCTGGTTAAGATCCGCTAACAACTTTCCAATGGTATTGGCTTCGTTTCGAACCGGTATTACCACAGAGATATAAGGCTGATGCGGAACAGCAGCTAAAGGCTTAAAGAAGGGGATTCGAACCCAGGTAATCCATAATATGAGCGTAAACAGCGCATAGAGTAGGCTCACCGCTATTAGAAACAGTGTCATTCGGCGGTTATTTTTAGTTTCCAAACCCAGATCAATCCCACCAGAACAGGTGTTAATACATTGGCAAGCCAAAGCGTTAATGTTGCCGTCAGTAGCACAGGGACCGGCAGATTTAATGGTGCAAAGACCCACAGCGAAGCTGCTTCCCGAACGCCCAGATCACTAAGCAGATTAAACGCGGGGGTTATGGTTTTCGCCAGAAAGACCAGCCCGATTGCTGAGGCTGAAATGAGCACCGGCAAGTCAATGCCAAGTAAGCGTAAGGCCAGGTAAAACTGTACAGAAAATACCAGATACCTAAGGGTAGCAGCAAGCAGAGCCAGGTAAATTTCACGGTTGGTGTATTGCCCGGCAACGTTCCAGAATTGTATTAACCAGCGAAATGATACTCGGCTTTCGGCCCATTTTAAGAGCGGTCTGCGCACAATTCCTAAAAGTATGCCCAGACTTACCAGAACAGCCAGCAACCCCAGTAGCCATTGCCCGGCTGCGGTGTTGCGTTCGGGCACAAAATGGACATAAGAAGCCCAGGCAATTGTTCCGAATACAATGGCGACATAGAATTGCATTCCCCCCGAAATCAGCGAAGCCCCGATGGCTTCAACCCGCTTGTTTCGCAACGACAGCACCCGGCCCGCCGTATCGCCCAACTGGGCAGGTAAGGCAAAACCCAATGATACCCCGGCTAAAACGCCCTGATAGGCTTGCCAAAACGTTTTTTTCTCAATGCGCTGGAGCAGAATCTGCCATTTCAGCGCTTCGAAGCCCCAGTTGATGGGGATTAGGAACAGCAGCGCAATAGCCCAGTATTCGGGTTTGCTTACGGTGCTGAGCTGGGTCTTTAGGATAGCCCAATCCAATGGCTGTTGGCGTAAGGTATGGTTTATATAATAAAGCAGACCGGCAAAAACGATGATTTTGCCCAATAAAATGATTTTTTTCGTTGGTTTCAGCGACAAAACGTATAAGAACACGTTACTTTGTAAAGAGTACAACACTACGTTCATGACACTTACTCCACAAACCGCTACGACATTGCCAGATAACCCAACTCCGGAAAAAATCATTCTGGGAGTAGACCCAGGCACCCAGGTTGCCGGTTATGGCATCATTTCGGTAAAAGCAGGAGTGATGACCATGATGCAGTATGGAGTAGTTCAGTTGAGCAAATATAGTACCTACCAACTGAAGCTCCAGAAACTTCACGAAACCATACTGCGCCTGATCGATGAATACCATCCCGATGAGATGGCCATTGAAGACCCGTTTTTTGGCAAAAATGTTCAGGCTATGCTGAAATTGGGTCGGGCTCAGGGGGTAGTGATGGCGGCTGCGCTCTCGCGCAATATTCCAATTGTAGAGTATGCACCCCGCCGAATCAAACAATCGGTAACCGGTAACGGAAATGCAACTAAAGAACAGGTCTCGCAAATGGTCAGCCATTTGCTGGGCGAAAAACTCAATCCTCAGTTTTTCGATGCCACCGATGCACTGGCTATTGCTGTTTGCCATCATTTCCACGAAAATGCCCTGCCGACCGTATCCAACAAAAAAACAAAAAAAGGCGCATGGGGTGCCTTTGTCAGTGAAAATTCCAATCGAATCATGTAAGGCTTTCGGCCATGGGTCATTGGCTAATTGGTCGTTCGTTTCTTATTGAAACCAATGACAACCTTCTAACCACATGCCTACATTTCAGAAAACGATCAACCTCCCCGCATATCCTCGTGGCTTTCATCTGATTACCCGTATTGTTGAACGTGAATTTCCGGATTTGCAAAAAATCAGGATTGGCATTCTGCACGTGTTCATCCAGCATACATCGGCCAGCCTGACTATAAACGAAAATGCCGATCCAACCGTAAGGGGAGATTTTGAACGGTATTTCAACCGGGCTGTTCCCGAAAACGCTCCTTATTATCAGCATGACTACGAAGGCTCCGACGATATGCCTGCTCACCTGAAAGCGGCCATGCTGGGTAGTTCGGTTACGATTCCTATCACCAATGGGCAGCTCAACCTGGGCACCTGGCAGGGCATTTACCTGGGTGAACACCGCAACCAGGGCGGTCGCCGTACGTTGGTGCTAACCGCCTGGGGTAACGAGTAAGCGGGTGGGGTAGGCCCCCAACCCGACCGGTTTCGATTACCGCAACAACCTCCAGACGGCTTCAACGCTCGTGACCGGAAGCTGGCAGGCCCGGTTGTAGCACACATAAATAGCTGTTTTACCATCGATAGGGCCTCGCTGTTCCAGAAGCGGTAGATTTCCCTGCCCGGTGGTGCCACAAAGTACTTTATTCGGATAAAACTCGGCATCCAGTTCGGCCCGATACTGATCTGCATCGGGGCCAGTAATGGCAATTTCGGCCGTTGGACGAAGCCGCATAGCAAACTGAGCAGCCCAGTTGGTGAGGTAGTCGGCGTTTTGCTGTACCAGTGGTTGTACCCGACCCAGCATCCGATCGGCCCGGTCGGCATAATCCGGGCGTTCGAGCAACAGACTTAACAGGTATAAATTTTCGGCCATCATCGAATTGGAAGCCGGTATTACATTGTCGAACAGCTCTTTACGGCGGGCAATTAGTTCTTCGCTGTTTTTGTCGGTAAAGAATAACAGATCGTCGGACTCAGGGTCTGGGTCCGTAAAGTTTTTCAGCACATACTGCATCAACTGATCGGCTTCTGTTAGCCAGCTTTCTGCAAAAGTAGCCTGATAAAGCCCCAGCAGGCCATCGATCACTGCTGCATAATCGTCTAGAAAACCAGCCTGACGTGCACGGCCATTTTTGTAGGTATGCCAGAGCCGACCATTCCGGCTATCCCGCATTTTTTTCAACAGAAAATACCCAAGCCGAAGCGCCAGGGCCAGAAAATCGGGTTCGCCAAAAACACGGTAAGCGGTGGTTAGGCCTTTGAGCATCAATCCATTCCACGAACAGAGGATTTTATCGTCCAGACCAGGCCGTATGCGTTCGTCGCGTATGCGCAGCAGGCGCGTATGGGTGGCATCGAGCCGCACATTCAACTCGGCGAGTGGCCAGCTCATCCGTTCGGCAAAAGCTTCGTCGGATTCAGTACGGTGCAGAATATTTCTTCCGTGCTCCCAATTCCCTTCGTTAGTGAGGTTGTAGAGATCGGCAAACCAATCGTAATCGGCACCGAGTGCGTTCTGCAACTCAGGCGTTGTAAAGGTGTAAAACTTGCCTTCTACGCCTTCACTATCGGCATCCAGGGCCGAATAGAAGCCGCCCTCCGGACTGAGCAATTCGCGCTGGGCAAACCCAATCGTTTGATAAACAACACGACGATACAATGGACTTTTGGTCAGGCTATATGCTTCGGCATATACGGCCAGGAGTTGTCCATTGTCATAGAGCATTTTCTCAAAATGGGGAGCAAACCAGTCGGCATCGGTCGAATAGCGGGCAAAACCGCCACCCAACTGGTCATAGATTCCACCGAGCGCCATCCGGTCGAGGGTTAGCCGAACCTGATGCAAAGCGGCATCGTTGCCGTCGGCTATAGAGACGCTGGCATCGTAATACCGCAGCAAAAACCGCCAGATGCTGGGCATCGGAAACTTGGGTGCGCGACGCATTCCGCCTTTTTCATCGTCGGCTTTAACGATTACCTTCCGATAAAGCACCTCCAGTGTTTCGGGCGAAAACAGCGGATCGCTTTGAGTTAGTCCATATCGGTCGGCATCAGTAAGGTTTAGTTCATTGGCAAACCCTTCTGCTGATTTTTGCAGATCATCGCGGTGCTCTACGTAGGCATCGCCAATACTGTTCAGCAGATTCACCCAGTTGCGTGGTGGCAGATAGGTAACACCATAGAACGGTTTTGCATCGGGCATCAGAAACACATTCAACGGCCAGCCACCCTGTACACCCATTGCCTGCACAGCATCCATATAAATGGCATCGACGTCAGGGCGCTCTTCCCGATCGACTTTTATACAAACGAATCGCTCATTCATCAGTTGGGCAATCTCCTCGTGTTCGAACGATTCGCGCTCCATCACATGACACCAATGGCAGGCCGAGTAACCAATACTCACCAGAATAGGCTTGTTTTCGGTAGTAGCTTTGGTGAGTGCCTCCTCTCCCCACGGGTACCAGTCGACGGGGTTATGGGCATGTTGAAGTAAATAAGGACTCGTTTCGTATATGAGCTGATTGGGCATAGCGACCAGAGATGTTTCGTTGCGACTCGTATGGGCTTTTGTTTGAAATCATACGGGCTTGTACTATATATAGGCCGAAAGGCCGGAATTGTTCGGGACCGGGCAAAAATAGTGGAAATTCCTGAGCTGAATTTTTCTGATTATCGGCACAGCCAGCGAGCCAAACGAACAGATCAATGCCATGCAACTCTAATTGTTTGCGGAGGCATCGGGAACAGAGATTGTTGCCAAATCTGATCGCTTCTCAGTTTGCGCTGTGCTTCTACTTCAGACAACCCGATTTAGTTTGTTAGTGATTACTTTGCCCGAAGGTTTAAGATTTTTTAAAAGATTCGACGTAGAGTTGCCCCGACATTTGGCTGGTTTGTACTTTTATGTACCGGGAATTGCTGTTTTACAGCCGTAACAACAAATTATGCCTCGTATTGTTGATCTTTCCAAACCGATTCGCTACAACACCAATGATCCGTGGTTTATGCGGGTCAGAATCAAGCATAAACCTCATGAAAAAGCCAAATGGCTCATTCGATTGCTGGGCTTGCCCTTCCGGCTATTTCCGGAAGGGTTTACGGGCTGGGCCGACGACACCATCCAGTCGATGGGGGTTCACTCGACCACTCATATCGACGCGCCCTGGCATTATTCGCCAACGGTAGCCGGGCAACCCGCCAAAACAATCGATCAGATTCCGCTCGACTGGTGTTATGGCGAGGGAGCTATGATCGACATGAGCCACAAAGCCGATTTCGATCCCATTACAATTGCCGATTTGCAGGAAAGCCTGCACAAAACCGGAACGGTGCTGAAACCAACAATGATTGTGCTGATCCGAACGGGGCGCGATACGCTCAACGGGACGAAAGAATTTGCGGAAAAAGGCACCGGTATGAGTCCCGAAGCCACCCGATGGCTCATCGGGCAGGGAATAAAAGTGATGGGCATCGATCAATGGGGTTGGGATTTACCGCTACCCTACATGATCAAACAGGCAAAACTCAGCCAGAACCCTGAATTATTCTGGCAGGCACATCTGGTTGGCCGGGAGTTGGAATACTGCCATATGGAGCAACTGGTTAATCTCGGTGCATTGCCTCCGGTGGGCTTTAAAGTCTGTGTATTTCCGCTGAAAGTTGTAGGAGCCTCGGCCGCCCCGGCCCGCGTAGTCGCCATCTTTGAGGATTAGTGTTCATCCTGCTGGAGAACCTGTATATTTACCTATCTTGCAAACGCATTAACAAAACGATTAGCAGGTATCGACACCCGTCCTTCGCTCATTGGTCAACAGAACTGAATGGAAAAGAAAGGAGCCATTGAACCATTAGCTACCGACAAGGCAAAATTTATTGCCCTCAGTGAGCTAATTATTGAAAAAATAAAAACCGGTGAGCTACAGCCGGGCGATCAGATTCCGTCGGAAAATGAGCTCATCAAAACGTTCAATATTAGTAACACAACGGCCCGAAAAACGCTGCTCGAAATAGAGTCGAAAGGCTGGGCCCGGCGCATCAAAGGCAAAGGCACGTATGTCCTGAACCGTACGGAAGACCATCATCTGCTTCGTACGCTTGGCTCCATCTACGCCACACGGCGCGGTTTTCACGACAGTCTCATTGCCGAAGGATTTACACCCAGGAATATCGTTCTGGAAAAAACCATTCTTCAGGATGGTATTTCCTCAGAAATCAACGGCCGCCATTTTATCATTGATGGCCCCGTAATGAAACTGCATCAGCTGCGTTATGCCGATGAACTGCTCATTAAAGATGAAGTGAAATACATCTCCCTCACACTTTGCCCTAAAATTAATCGACTACCTACCGAAATTTCGTATTTTAAAGTTTATGAAGTTAATTACCGATTGAAAATCAGCGAGGTACAGCAGACGCTTGGGGTTACGATTCTGGAACCCAACACAACTAATTTTGAATTAAGCAAACCAACCCCTGCCTTTGTGCTCGACAGTGCCGTTGTTTGTACGGGCGACAAAGTCGTTGAGATTGAGCAGTCGTATTATCACGGCGACAAGTATAAATTCGCTGTCATTGCCAACCCCGATCTGGCTCAGCGCTCCTCCAGTTCAATTACTTCCTGAACCACTTCAACAACTCATCGACGATTAGCGCATGACCGGCCCGGTTGGGGTGGTTCACGTGCGACATATAGTTCGTTAAATTGCCTCGTTTGGCTACTACTTTAAACTGCTCATAGGGATCAGCCAGACCCGTATGATACTGCCCGGATAATGTTCTGATCTGTTCAGCATAAGGCTCCAGCGGATTTTTGTTATCCAATATATTCAGCCGCTGATCGGGCGAGGGCGTGAGCAGAATAACGGGTATCTTTTTTGCCTGTGCCGCCTTGATCATTTTCTCCCAGGCTTCCCGAACCTTGCCAATGTCAGCGAAACGGTCGTTCAGGGCGTAGTCGATGAAGAGCACATCGGGTTTATGAACCAGCACATCCGACTCAAATCGAGTCTGGCCTTTGATCGAATTTTCGCCACCGATAGCCGTAACAATTACGTTGATGACCGCATATGGATAGCGCTCTTTCAATGTCGCCAATAGCAGATTGGGATACGACTCCAGTGTATGCACTTCGTGGTTATGCCAGTAGCCAGCCGGAACCGAATGCCCATGAAAAACCAGATTGATAGTCCGATTCTTCGGCCAGACCGTGATTAGTTCGTTTTTAACGTCGGTCAGATACGTTGCCGAATCGGCAGGTTGGGCGATGCTGGCCAGCGAGACTGCCAGCAGATGTATCAGAAAAAACAGGTTTCTCATCTTACAATAGAACACAGGATTTTAGTATTACCAGAACACCACTAAATCGCCGGTTGCCTTGTCAACGACATAATGATTGCCATACTTTTTATCGCCCAATTTGAACTGGACTTGCGGCTTGGTTCCCCACGGATAGCCCGTGTTGGCATATACATGAAGTGCCTCGGCTGAGACACCTTCGTCGGGGTAAATGCGAACCGTGGCATTTTTTAGGCCCGATAGGCGCACGCACCGTTTCATGTGCTGAACGCCTGATGTCATTTCCTGGCATGACACAATCCCGTCGGGTTGTGTTACAAAAAAACGGCTTTCCCTGTGCCATGCCTTGGGTAACTGGTAGACCGAATACCCATTCGTTAGTTCGGTTTCATAACCCGTAAGCAGCGGTGCGCCCTGCGGTAGTTTAAACCGGTGCGTTACGGTTGTATTTGGACAATAGCCCGAGAAGAAAAAGCCATTGTTGCCACGAGAAATAGCCAGCACCGGGTTTTTGACCGAGGGGTTCCGCTTATCGATCCGGTAGTCTATACCAAATTCGTTCAGAACATAGCGCATCAATAAAGGCCCCGTAAACAGTTGTTCGGGATTGTCGGGAGTCAGGAGTTTGCCACCGGTAAATCTGCTGGAATTTGTTCCGCGCACATAGGCCACTTTTCCGCCCTTCCAGTCTGGTTTCTCCCGCACCCAAACCACATCGCGGCTATTGTTGCCCTGGGTCATTCTGGTCAGCACATGGGTACCCACATCGGTGTTGTTTTTCACCTGTGTTGCCAGCCCTCCACCCGAAAACAAGGCGCGGTGCGTAATTTTTTCGGGAGAGGGTTTATCAAGCTTATCGATGTTTATCGTTGAATATACCTGAAAATCGCCTTCCAGGGCCGATGTGTTTTGCAAATTCAGGAGATTTAAGAAAGCAGCTCCAGCCTGATCGGCAGGGCCATATATCAGCAGCTTTCCGCCATTCTGCACAAAGTTAATCAGCGATTTTTCGAGCGACGAACCACTCTCTGGCACAATCGATACCAGAATCGACTCACTGAAGTAGGCTGGTTTGTCGGTAATGACTTTTTGAAATGAGTTGGTCGAAATAACAGTGTTCAGCGGAAAGCCATTGTTAATGGCCTGGCGAATGAGCCAGTCGCCATAATAAATTTCGGGTAATCGGTCGGGTTGTCTGTAGGCCCAGGAGTGGTATTCGTCGAACGGATATACCCAGACCAAGGGGCCCGGTGCTGTCGGCGAATCATAGCGGGCTTTCAGAATGTGTGGTGTGACTTCATCCGGTACTTGTGCGGGCATTTCGCCATACGTATTGTCGGCGGTCAGGAAGTTCAGATGCGTTGGCAGCCGCACTTCGCCTTTGGCATTGATACGGGCCACGGCCATTGGCAGGTAAATGTCGTGCGGCTCCTGACCATACCGATCGAGCCAGGGGCTATTGACCCACCACGGATCGTGGGTGTAGTAGCGGAATAGGTACCGCTCGTCGGGCAGTTCGGCCATGCGCGACATATAGCCGGCCATTTCGAGCCCAAAATCGCCATCCAGTGCGGCCCAGGGCGAATTGGGGGGCGGTAGCATGTTGTAATGGCCACCGTAAATTTGCTTCAGATCAACACCATCGCGGGCGAGGTCGGCTCCTGTGGAAAGGTTTGTGCCGCGTGTCTGGATCTGAACTTTGGGGCATTCCTTTCGGAACAGGTTCCAGAAATTGGCAATCAGTTCGCGGGTATTGGCTAGTTTTTCGGCAGCAAAGGCTTTCCCGTCGAAAATAGCACCCGTGGATGACCAGCCTTCTACGCCAAAACCAAATCCATTGCTAAGCCAGATGAAATCATATCCCAGATCAGTCAGAAAATGCTGGCTTTGCCGCCCCAGAAACGTCCCAAAGGGCGTATTGGCCGGTATGCCTTTCGGAAAACCAGCATAAGACTCCGTATCGGCATTCAGGGTTGAGTAACAGCTAACCATCGTTTTGTGCCCCATGGCATTACCACCCAGAATTTCGGGATGCTTTTTGTACTTAAATTCCGAATGGGCAAACTCCGGCCCCGGATCGAAGGTCGCTCCAATGCGGATGGGTTTTCCCGTTACCCGTCGCCCCGATTCTTTCAGCGACTCGATGATGTATTTCAGATCGCCGTAGGTAAATGATGGTGGGTTATTGATATACAGGA harbors:
- a CDS encoding glycosyltransferase — protein: MPVIDPLPAPIQPSVSILIAARNEETTILACLEAIARLQFPAEELEVLIGNDQSTDRTRAVVADYIADKPSFRLIDISAVWLDLPGKANVLAQLNTLARGEYRFFTDADTVVAPDWIAVMQTYMTESTGIVTGITLPEGPRLFHKLQTIDWLYNLTLVHLASEVGWPVTAMGNNMAVRREAYDAVGGYEALPVSVVEDYTLFRAIVSKGFGFRNVLNEQLLARTKPVDTAKQFFQQRKRWMRGAMDLPIWMRVLLFGQYLTLPILVAVGYLLPTLASSLYVIVVFFQALTISFGLSRIRQTKLWPYALLFGIYQLMIGPASVLYYFLTPRIEWKGRSYT
- a CDS encoding polysaccharide deacetylase family protein, encoding MLFLHKSNFLLRTVYPEFWWKIEDEATPTIYLTFDDGPIPIVTEFVLEQLDKYAAQATFFCIGDNVRKHRDVLYQVLEAGHMVGNHTFNHLNGWKTDDAVYLENIKKCQEQLGVDTALFRPPYGRIKKTQVAEVMENYSVVMWDVLTGDFDRRLPADVCLRKTIQYTHSGSIVVFHDSLKAWPTMRYVLPRMLAHFSERGFAFRAVPQPVYAGY
- a CDS encoding thioredoxin domain-containing protein; protein product: MPNQLIYETSPYLLQHAHNPVDWYPWGEEALTKATTENKPILVSIGYSACHWCHVMERESFEHEEIAQLMNERFVCIKVDREERPDVDAIYMDAVQAMGVQGGWPLNVFLMPDAKPFYGVTYLPPRNWVNLLNSIGDAYVEHRDDLQKSAEGFANELNLTDADRYGLTQSDPLFSPETLEVLYRKVIVKADDEKGGMRRAPKFPMPSIWRFLLRYYDASVSIADGNDAALHQVRLTLDRMALGGIYDQLGGGFARYSTDADWFAPHFEKMLYDNGQLLAVYAEAYSLTKSPLYRRVVYQTIGFAQRELLSPEGGFYSALDADSEGVEGKFYTFTTPELQNALGADYDWFADLYNLTNEGNWEHGRNILHRTESDEAFAERMSWPLAELNVRLDATHTRLLRIRDERIRPGLDDKILCSWNGLMLKGLTTAYRVFGEPDFLALALRLGYFLLKKMRDSRNGRLWHTYKNGRARQAGFLDDYAAVIDGLLGLYQATFAESWLTEADQLMQYVLKNFTDPDPESDDLLFFTDKNSEELIARRKELFDNVIPASNSMMAENLYLLSLLLERPDYADRADRMLGRVQPLVQQNADYLTNWAAQFAMRLRPTAEIAITGPDADQYRAELDAEFYPNKVLCGTTGQGNLPLLEQRGPIDGKTAIYVCYNRACQLPVTSVEAVWRLLR
- a CDS encoding cyclase family protein yields the protein MPRIVDLSKPIRYNTNDPWFMRVRIKHKPHEKAKWLIRLLGLPFRLFPEGFTGWADDTIQSMGVHSTTHIDAPWHYSPTVAGQPAKTIDQIPLDWCYGEGAMIDMSHKADFDPITIADLQESLHKTGTVLKPTMIVLIRTGRDTLNGTKEFAEKGTGMSPEATRWLIGQGIKVMGIDQWGWDLPLPYMIKQAKLSQNPELFWQAHLVGRELEYCHMEQLVNLGALPPVGFKVCVFPLKVVGASAAPARVVAIFED
- the ruvC gene encoding crossover junction endodeoxyribonuclease RuvC, with the translated sequence MTLTPQTATTLPDNPTPEKIILGVDPGTQVAGYGIISVKAGVMTMMQYGVVQLSKYSTYQLKLQKLHETILRLIDEYHPDEMAIEDPFFGKNVQAMLKLGRAQGVVMAAALSRNIPIVEYAPRRIKQSVTGNGNATKEQVSQMVSHLLGEKLNPQFFDATDALAIAVCHHFHENALPTVSNKKTKKGAWGAFVSENSNRIM
- a CDS encoding glycosyltransferase, giving the protein MTLFLIAVSLLYALFTLILWITWVRIPFFKPLAAVPHQPYISVVIPVRNEANTIGKLLADLNQQSYPQFEVIVADDSSSDHTVSIVRSCVQSVSFNLQLLALTDEPTSSPKKRAISQSIAQAKGDLIVTTDGDCRVGPAWLATIASFYQSTGAKLISGPVTFTAEHTVSDSLQTVEFASLIGSGACTMALGMPTMCNGANLCYEKQAFSEVGGFSGIDHIASGDDEFLMHKIANRYPKAIRFLKSPEAIVSTSPHQSWKAFYNQRKRWASKWRMYQSWGPSLLAVFIFLSNAAPVLAVVAWLFNTISSSTALLVIGLKALPEFLFLRQVLLFLQKNKQVPTIPLTQLIYPVYVVFFGLVAQQTGYYWKDRKLK
- a CDS encoding GntR family transcriptional regulator, translating into MEKKGAIEPLATDKAKFIALSELIIEKIKTGELQPGDQIPSENELIKTFNISNTTARKTLLEIESKGWARRIKGKGTYVLNRTEDHHLLRTLGSIYATRRGFHDSLIAEGFTPRNIVLEKTILQDGISSEINGRHFIIDGPVMKLHQLRYADELLIKDEVKYISLTLCPKINRLPTEISYFKVYEVNYRLKISEVQQTLGVTILEPNTTNFELSKPTPAFVLDSAVVCTGDKVVEIEQSYYHGDKYKFAVIANPDLAQRSSSSITS
- a CDS encoding lysylphosphatidylglycerol synthase domain-containing protein, with translation MSLKPTKKIILLGKIIVFAGLLYYINHTLRQQPLDWAILKTQLSTVSKPEYWAIALLFLIPINWGFEALKWQILLQRIEKKTFWQAYQGVLAGVSLGFALPAQLGDTAGRVLSLRNKRVEAIGASLISGGMQFYVAIVFGTIAWASYVHFVPERNTAAGQWLLGLLAVLVSLGILLGIVRRPLLKWAESRVSFRWLIQFWNVAGQYTNREIYLALLAATLRYLVFSVQFYLALRLLGIDLPVLISASAIGLVFLAKTITPAFNLLSDLGVREAASLWVFAPLNLPVPVLLTATLTLWLANVLTPVLVGLIWVWKLKITAE
- a CDS encoding secondary thiamine-phosphate synthase enzyme YjbQ, coding for MPTFQKTINLPAYPRGFHLITRIVEREFPDLQKIRIGILHVFIQHTSASLTINENADPTVRGDFERYFNRAVPENAPYYQHDYEGSDDMPAHLKAAMLGSSVTIPITNGQLNLGTWQGIYLGEHRNQGGRRTLVLTAWGNE